A region from the Streptomyces sp. NBC_01445 genome encodes:
- a CDS encoding sulfatase, with protein sequence MRAIMVMFDSLNRHMLPPYGGDWTHAPNFARLAEKAVTFDNAYASSMPCMPARRELHTGRHNFLHRSWGPLEPFDDSMPELLKQNGVYTHLVSDHPHYWEDGGATYHGRYNTWEFFRGQEGDPWKGQVADPEIPEDLKRMRFGAYRQDWVNRPHMATEDRHPQTLTFDAGLDFVRTNKDADRWFVQIETFDPHEPFFSHQQYKDLYPHDYQGPHFDWPDYKRVVETDGQVEHARFEYGALLSMCDHSLGRVLDTMDELELWDDTLLIVNTDHGLLLGEKGWWGKSVQPWFNELVHLPLFAWDPRNRVAGERRSALVQTVDVAPTLLDFFDVDRPGDMQGAPLPVAEDTPVREAGLFGIHGGHVNVTDGRYVYMRAPASPDNAPLYEHTLMPTHMRGRFSPAELADLELAEPFDFTKNIRTLRVPGRTLVNPYHHGTLLFDLETDPEQHTPLVDDAAELHMAALLVELMRAGDAPPSQYERLGLPAHGPVTEKHLLVRAQREQAERAAQPLPRAQDFPEGRLSLRTPLATLISDPVAVEVLRRHLPGVADSELLQMIGATPLIDVAAMAGALFPPSNLRLVAEELAQL encoded by the coding sequence ATGAGGGCGATCATGGTGATGTTCGACAGCCTCAACCGGCACATGCTGCCGCCGTACGGAGGCGACTGGACCCACGCTCCGAACTTCGCGCGGCTCGCGGAGAAGGCCGTCACCTTCGACAACGCGTACGCGAGCTCGATGCCCTGCATGCCGGCCCGCCGCGAACTCCACACGGGGCGGCACAACTTCCTGCACCGCAGTTGGGGCCCCCTTGAGCCGTTCGACGACTCGATGCCCGAACTCCTCAAGCAGAACGGCGTGTACACCCACCTCGTCAGCGACCACCCGCACTACTGGGAGGACGGCGGGGCCACCTACCACGGCCGCTACAACACCTGGGAGTTCTTCCGCGGCCAGGAGGGCGACCCGTGGAAGGGGCAGGTCGCCGACCCCGAGATACCCGAGGACCTGAAGCGGATGCGCTTCGGCGCCTACCGCCAGGACTGGGTCAACCGCCCCCACATGGCGACGGAGGACCGGCACCCGCAGACCCTCACCTTCGACGCGGGCCTCGACTTCGTCCGCACGAACAAGGATGCCGACCGGTGGTTCGTGCAGATCGAGACCTTCGACCCGCACGAGCCGTTCTTCAGCCACCAGCAGTACAAGGACCTCTACCCGCACGACTACCAAGGCCCGCACTTCGACTGGCCCGACTACAAGCGCGTCGTCGAGACCGACGGCCAGGTGGAGCACGCCCGCTTCGAGTACGGGGCGCTCCTGTCGATGTGCGACCACTCGCTGGGCCGGGTCCTGGACACCATGGACGAACTGGAACTGTGGGACGACACCCTGCTGATCGTCAACACCGACCACGGGCTGCTGCTCGGCGAGAAGGGCTGGTGGGGCAAGAGCGTCCAGCCCTGGTTCAACGAACTGGTCCACCTGCCGCTGTTCGCCTGGGACCCGCGCAACCGCGTCGCGGGCGAACGGCGTTCGGCGCTCGTGCAGACCGTGGACGTGGCGCCGACCCTCCTCGATTTCTTCGACGTCGACCGCCCCGGCGACATGCAGGGCGCACCGCTCCCGGTCGCCGAGGACACCCCGGTGCGCGAAGCGGGCCTGTTCGGCATCCACGGCGGACACGTCAACGTCACCGACGGCCGCTACGTCTACATGCGGGCGCCCGCCTCACCCGACAACGCGCCCCTGTACGAACACACCCTGATGCCGACCCACATGCGGGGCCGCTTCTCACCCGCCGAACTCGCCGACCTGGAACTGGCCGAGCCCTTCGACTTCACCAAGAACATCCGCACCCTGCGCGTGCCGGGCCGCACCCTCGTCAACCCGTACCACCACGGCACGCTCCTCTTCGACCTGGAGACCGACCCCGAGCAGCACACCCCGCTGGTCGACGACGCCGCCGAACTGCACATGGCCGCCTTGCTGGTGGAGCTGATGCGCGCGGGCGACGCCCCGCCCAGCCAGTACGAACGCCTCGGTCTGCCCGCCCACGGCCCGGTCACGGAGAAGCACCTCCTGGTACGGGCCCAGCGCGAGCAGGCCGAACGGGCCGCCCAACCGCTGCCCCGCGCCCAGGACTTCCCCGAGGGCCGTCTCTCGCTGCGCACGCCCCTCGCGACGCTGATCTCCGACCCGGTCGCCGTCGAAGTGCTGCGCAGGCACCTGCCCGGCGTCGCCGACTCGGAGCTCCTGCAGATGATCGGGGCGACTCCGCTCATCGATGTCGCCGCGATGGCGGGCGCGCTGTTCCCGCCGTCGAACCTCCGCCTGGTGGCCGAGGAGCTCGCTCAACTCTGA
- a CDS encoding glycoside hydrolase family 3 C-terminal domain-containing protein has protein sequence MNNPNQSTQTPGETVARLSLAEKADLTTGAGWWHTTGIPDAGIPAVRLSDGPHGLRLQNDTHADHLGINGSAPATCFPPAVTLASTWDADLAGRVGDALARECLAHGVHVLLGPGVNIKRSPLCGRNFEYLSEDPLLSGVLGVAWVKGLQAQGVGASVKHFAANNQETGRMSVSADIDVRTLREIYLPAFHRVATEARPWTVMCAYNRVNGVHASQNPWLLTDVLRGEWGYDGVVVSDWGAVVDRARALAAGLDLEMPSSSGAGPARAVAAVESGELSEEALDRSAARVVALARKAAEHARPGADFDPAAHHDLAREVATRGAVLLKNDGALLPLDPAAPQHIAVIGEFARTPRYQGEGSSRVTPTRLDSALTSITEAAPTAHVTFAPGFPVDAPDADAAALHEEAVRAAESADVVVLFLGLPPSFESEGYDREHIELPEEQTRLLSAVIAVNPNAVVVLSNGGVVRLAGWIDDVPAVLEGWLSGQAGGSATADLLFGRANPSGRLAETIPLRLVDTPAYLAWPGENGHVTYSEGLFVGYRHYDARDMAVSFPFGHGLSYTTFDYADLRVASDAGGLDVTVAVTNAGERAGHEVVQVYVAALGTRARRPVRELKGFAAVRLTPGETQNVTVRIARADLAYFNIAADTWLVEDADHRIDVGASSRDIRLTTTVPVDGDAYADQPDADSTVEVWLAHPVGGPAITALLSRVQKSMGDAYPQEGSSRQRMVANMRLSQLAGLPIVPLSFDDVQELVETVRSAAGTGREEAS, from the coding sequence CCCGCCCGCCGTCACCCTGGCGAGCACCTGGGACGCCGACCTCGCGGGGCGGGTCGGCGACGCCCTGGCCCGCGAGTGCCTCGCGCACGGCGTGCACGTGCTTCTCGGCCCCGGCGTCAACATCAAGCGCAGCCCGCTGTGCGGTCGCAACTTCGAGTACCTCTCCGAAGACCCGCTGCTCAGTGGGGTGTTGGGGGTGGCTTGGGTCAAGGGCCTGCAGGCGCAGGGTGTGGGGGCCTCGGTCAAGCACTTCGCCGCGAACAACCAGGAGACCGGCCGTATGTCGGTGAGTGCGGACATCGACGTACGGACCTTGCGCGAGATCTATCTTCCGGCCTTCCACCGCGTGGCGACCGAGGCCCGGCCCTGGACGGTCATGTGCGCCTACAACCGGGTCAACGGCGTGCACGCGTCGCAGAACCCCTGGCTTCTGACGGACGTGCTGCGCGGCGAGTGGGGATACGACGGCGTGGTCGTCTCCGACTGGGGCGCCGTGGTCGACCGGGCGCGGGCTCTTGCCGCCGGGCTTGATCTGGAGATGCCGTCCTCGTCCGGTGCCGGCCCTGCCCGAGCCGTCGCGGCCGTGGAATCCGGGGAACTCTCCGAGGAGGCACTGGACCGCAGTGCCGCGCGGGTCGTGGCACTCGCCCGCAAGGCGGCCGAGCACGCGCGCCCCGGTGCCGACTTCGACCCGGCCGCCCACCACGACCTGGCCCGCGAGGTCGCCACGCGCGGGGCGGTACTGCTCAAGAACGACGGCGCGCTCCTCCCGCTGGACCCCGCCGCACCCCAACACATCGCGGTCATCGGTGAGTTCGCGCGTACTCCCCGCTACCAGGGCGAGGGCAGCTCGCGCGTGACCCCGACCCGGCTGGACTCCGCACTGACCTCGATCACTGAGGCCGCGCCCACGGCGCACGTCACCTTCGCTCCCGGCTTCCCCGTCGATGCTCCGGACGCCGATGCGGCAGCGCTGCACGAGGAGGCTGTCCGCGCGGCCGAGAGTGCGGACGTGGTCGTGCTGTTCCTCGGTCTGCCGCCGAGTTTCGAGTCCGAGGGCTACGACCGCGAACACATCGAACTCCCTGAGGAGCAGACCCGGTTGCTCTCCGCCGTCATCGCGGTCAACCCGAACGCCGTCGTGGTCCTCTCCAACGGTGGCGTGGTCCGGCTGGCCGGCTGGATCGACGACGTACCGGCCGTCCTGGAAGGCTGGCTGTCCGGCCAGGCCGGTGGCTCGGCCACCGCCGACCTCCTGTTCGGCAGGGCGAACCCGTCGGGTCGCCTCGCGGAGACGATCCCGCTGCGGCTCGTCGACACCCCGGCGTACCTGGCCTGGCCCGGTGAGAACGGTCATGTCACGTACAGCGAGGGCCTGTTCGTCGGCTATCGCCATTACGACGCCCGGGACATGGCGGTCTCCTTCCCCTTCGGGCACGGCCTGTCGTACACCACCTTCGACTACGCGGACCTGCGGGTGGCCTCGGACGCGGGCGGGCTCGACGTCACCGTGGCGGTCACCAACGCCGGGGAGCGGGCCGGTCACGAGGTCGTCCAGGTGTACGTGGCCGCGCTGGGCACGCGGGCCCGGCGCCCCGTACGGGAGCTGAAGGGATTCGCCGCCGTGCGCCTCACGCCCGGCGAGACCCAGAACGTTACCGTCCGCATCGCCCGCGCCGACCTCGCCTATTTCAACATCGCAGCCGATACCTGGCTCGTCGAGGACGCCGACCACCGTATCGATGTCGGGGCTTCCAGCCGCGACATCAGGCTGACCACTACGGTCCCGGTCGACGGCGACGCCTACGCCGACCAGCCGGACGCCGACTCGACCGTCGAGGTATGGCTCGCCCACCCCGTGGGCGGCCCGGCCATCACCGCACTGCTCAGCCGGGTCCAGAAGTCCATGGGCGACGCCTACCCCCAGGAGGGAAGCTCCCGCCAGCGGATGGTGGCCAACATGCGCCTGAGTCAGCTCGCCGGGCTCCCGATCGTTCCCCTGAGCTTCGACGACGTACAGGAACTGGTCGAGACGGTGCGGTCGGCCGCGGGCACCGGGAGGGAGGAGGCATCCTGA
- a CDS encoding PadR family transcriptional regulator has protein sequence MKFEYVLLGLLARRPYSGYDLRKWLETEGQFLWARAHHSQIYRKLGQMEADGWVRHEVDAREGRPDAKVYRLTPPGREVLMEWVRSPYEPPSRFQEIDFLARFSVAAPLDKDAAIRIVGTELDYRRAQIAKNRDRDRTLRYEDPAPGLDQDLDRQVHDALHTLGAAAMDRWVAWLERTLRNLTEGKPVR, from the coding sequence GTGAAGTTCGAGTACGTCCTGCTCGGCCTGCTGGCCCGTCGCCCTTACAGCGGGTACGACCTGCGCAAGTGGCTTGAGACCGAGGGGCAGTTCCTGTGGGCGCGGGCCCACCACAGCCAGATCTACCGCAAGCTCGGGCAGATGGAGGCCGACGGCTGGGTGCGGCACGAGGTCGACGCGCGCGAAGGCCGCCCGGACGCCAAGGTGTACCGGCTCACGCCGCCTGGGCGCGAGGTCCTCATGGAATGGGTGCGCTCGCCCTACGAGCCGCCCAGCCGCTTCCAGGAGATCGACTTCCTCGCGCGGTTCAGCGTAGCTGCGCCGCTCGACAAGGACGCCGCGATCCGGATCGTCGGGACCGAACTCGATTACCGCCGCGCGCAGATCGCCAAGAACCGGGACCGCGACCGCACTCTGCGCTACGAGGACCCGGCACCCGGCCTCGACCAGGACCTCGACCGGCAGGTCCACGACGCTCTCCATACGCTCGGCGCGGCCGCCATGGACCGCTGGGTCGCCTGGCTGGAGCGGACCCTGCGCAACCTGACAGAAGGGAAGCCCGTCCGATGA
- a CDS encoding MFS transporter, whose translation MPELSQSPVTPKAEVQVEGRWRQLSLLGGTMLVDSTEASLVSSLFPLIRQSLGVSLGALGILTAAAKIVGAFTGPFWVWAAQRWSRKSVLVVATGLWGVWGVAAGFSQNFTQLLVLYTVLAAGYAAANPIITELIGDLFGGSSRGRAVGVVYGAVSLVTAVIGPLKGQLAGVDDGWRWGLWGIGAFNILLGLALWVGFRDPGRGASEEQLADLDRATRDAQAKLTWTKALSLLKIRSLVILLVSRLLSGHLLVGTFGVVFLVDAYGFSTQKASIVLLPFGVGYFLGTLLGGVAADRATRLSPRHGLVAVLQAAQFAFALVAYFGTQFGYDSIALFCVFFALMGATQGINPSVNRPMVMAITPPELRGAAFALYVSIVEAIAWAAYSLGAGFLGDAVGLRTVFLWALVVLMLINGAFLTLLHRSYADDVARVQRELHARREQALDPAT comes from the coding sequence ATGCCTGAGCTTAGCCAGAGCCCCGTCACGCCCAAAGCCGAGGTCCAGGTCGAGGGGCGCTGGCGACAGCTGTCCCTGCTCGGTGGCACGATGCTGGTCGACAGCACCGAGGCGAGCCTGGTCAGCAGCCTCTTCCCGCTGATCCGGCAGTCCCTCGGCGTCTCGCTGGGCGCCCTCGGGATACTGACCGCCGCGGCCAAGATCGTGGGCGCCTTCACCGGCCCCTTCTGGGTGTGGGCGGCGCAGCGCTGGTCGCGCAAGAGCGTCCTCGTCGTGGCCACCGGGCTCTGGGGCGTCTGGGGCGTGGCCGCGGGCTTCTCACAGAACTTCACCCAACTCCTCGTCCTCTACACCGTGTTGGCAGCCGGCTACGCGGCCGCCAACCCCATCATCACCGAACTCATCGGCGACCTCTTCGGCGGCTCGTCCCGAGGCCGCGCGGTCGGCGTGGTCTACGGCGCAGTCTCACTGGTCACCGCTGTGATCGGCCCGCTCAAGGGCCAGCTGGCCGGTGTCGACGACGGCTGGCGCTGGGGCCTGTGGGGCATCGGCGCCTTCAACATCCTGCTGGGCCTCGCCCTTTGGGTGGGGTTCCGCGATCCGGGACGCGGCGCGTCCGAGGAGCAGCTCGCCGACCTCGACCGCGCCACCCGCGACGCCCAGGCGAAACTCACCTGGACCAAGGCGCTCTCGCTCCTCAAGATCCGCAGCCTGGTGATCCTGCTCGTCTCGCGCCTGCTGTCTGGACACCTCCTGGTGGGCACCTTCGGCGTGGTCTTCCTCGTGGACGCCTACGGCTTCAGCACCCAGAAGGCGTCGATCGTGCTGCTGCCCTTCGGCGTCGGCTACTTCCTCGGCACGCTCCTCGGCGGCGTCGCCGCCGACCGGGCCACCCGGCTCAGCCCGCGCCACGGCCTTGTCGCGGTCCTCCAGGCGGCCCAGTTCGCCTTCGCGCTCGTCGCCTACTTCGGCACCCAGTTCGGCTACGACAGCATCGCCCTGTTCTGTGTCTTCTTCGCCCTCATGGGCGCGACCCAGGGCATCAACCCGAGCGTCAACCGCCCCATGGTCATGGCCATCACCCCACCGGAACTGCGCGGGGCCGCATTCGCCCTCTACGTCTCCATCGTCGAAGCGATCGCCTGGGCCGCCTACAGCCTCGGTGCCGGCTTCCTCGGTGACGCCGTCGGACTGCGCACGGTCTTCCTGTGGGCCCTCGTCGTCCTGATGCTGATCAACGGCGCCTTCCTAACGCTCCTTCACCGCTCGTACGCCGATGACGTGGCCCGTGTCCAGAGGGAACTGCACGCGCGCCGCGAACAAGCCCTCGACCCCGCCACCTGA
- a CDS encoding formylglycine-generating enzyme family protein, with amino-acid sequence MGCCVPETRICSTGPLPAPAHVPPSHDQVTLPGGEFLMGDAFGEGYPADGEQPVHAVRVAPFAIDVTTVTVATFEAFVTDTAYVTVAEREGSSAVFHLAAAAERADVLGADPAAPWWLDVRGADWRHPHGPLSTAEPHHPGVHVAWDDALAYCAWAGRRLPTEAEWEYAARGGLAGRRFAWGDELTPDGRWLCNLWQGRFPYANTGADGWLATAPVRSYPPNGLGLYEVAGNVWEWCADWFASNYYAHSPAADPRGPRSGERCVMRGGSYLCHHTYCHRYRVAARSANTPASSSGNCGLRTVAG; translated from the coding sequence ATGGGATGTTGCGTACCGGAAACCCGGATCTGCTCCACAGGACCGCTGCCCGCGCCGGCCCATGTGCCGCCCTCGCATGACCAAGTCACCCTCCCCGGGGGCGAGTTCCTGATGGGGGACGCCTTCGGTGAGGGCTACCCGGCGGACGGTGAACAGCCCGTGCACGCGGTACGCGTCGCCCCGTTCGCCATCGACGTCACCACGGTGACCGTGGCGACGTTCGAGGCGTTCGTCACCGACACCGCGTACGTGACCGTCGCCGAACGGGAAGGCAGCTCCGCCGTGTTCCACCTGGCGGCCGCCGCCGAGCGGGCGGACGTCCTCGGGGCAGACCCGGCTGCCCCCTGGTGGCTGGACGTACGGGGCGCCGACTGGCGCCACCCCCACGGCCCGCTGTCCACCGCGGAGCCGCACCACCCAGGGGTGCACGTGGCGTGGGACGACGCCCTGGCGTACTGCGCCTGGGCTGGCCGCCGCCTGCCGACCGAGGCGGAGTGGGAGTACGCGGCCCGCGGCGGACTCGCGGGCCGCCGCTTCGCCTGGGGCGACGAACTCACCCCCGACGGACGGTGGTTGTGCAACCTCTGGCAAGGCCGCTTCCCGTATGCCAACACCGGTGCGGACGGCTGGCTGGCGACCGCACCGGTGCGCTCCTACCCGCCCAACGGCCTCGGCCTGTACGAGGTCGCCGGGAACGTCTGGGAGTGGTGCGCGGACTGGTTCGCCTCCAACTACTACGCCCATTCCCCTGCCGCCGACCCTCGGGGGCCGCGGAGCGGCGAGCGCTGTGTCATGCGGGGCGGCTCCTACCTGTGCCACCACACCTACTGCCACCGCTACCGCGTGGCCGCACGCTCGGCCAACACGCCGGCGTCCAGCAGCGGGAACTGCGGCTTGCGCACGGTCGCCGGGTGA